In Bubalus kerabau isolate K-KA32 ecotype Philippines breed swamp buffalo chromosome 4, PCC_UOA_SB_1v2, whole genome shotgun sequence, one DNA window encodes the following:
- the GSN gene encoding gelsolin isoform X2 → MAAHRCALLGALVLALGALSQPARSATPARGATQARAPQGRVTEARPGSMVVEHPEFLKAGKEPGLQIWRVEKFDLVPVPPNLYGDFFTGDAYVILKTVQLRNGNLQYDLHYWLGNECSQDESGAAAIFTVQLDDYLNGRAVQHREVQGFESATFLGYFKSGLKYKKGGVASGFKHVVPNEVVVQRLFQVKGRRVVRATEVPVSWESFNNGDCFILDLGNDIYQWCGSSSNRFERLKATQVSKGIRDNERSGRARVHVSEEGAEPEAMLEVLGPKPALPAGTEDTAKEDAANRKLAKLYKVSNGAGTMSVSLVADENPFAQGALRSEDCFILDHGKDGKIFVWKGRQANTEERKAALKTASDFISKMDYPRQTQVSVLPEGGETPLFKQFFKNWRDPDQTDGPGLSYLSSHIANVERVPFDAATLHTSTAMAAQHGMDDDGRGQKQIWRIEGSNKVPVDPATYGQFYGGDSYIILYNYRHGGRQGQIIYNWQGAQSTQDEVAASAILTAQLDEELGGTPVQSRVVQGKEPAHLMSLFGGKPMIIYRGGTSREGGQTAPASTRLFQVRASSSGATRAVEVMPKAGALNSNDAFVLKTPSAAYLWVGAGASEAEKTGALELLRVLRAQPVQVAEGSEPDSFWEALGGKAAYRTSPRLKDKKMDAHPPRLFACSNKIGRFVIEEVPGELMQEDLATDDVMLLDTWDQVFVWVGKDSQEEEKTEALTSAKRYIETDPANRDRRTPITVVKQGFEPPSFVGWFLGWDDNYWSVDPLDRALAELAA, encoded by the exons ATGGCTGCGCATCGCTGCGCGCTGCTGGGCGCGCTGGTCCTGGCGCTGGGCGCGCTGTCGCAGCCGGCCCGCTCGGCCACCCCGGCGCGGGGGGCGACCCAGGCACGGGCGCCGCAGGGGCGGGTGACCGAGGCGCGG CCGGGCAGCATGGTGGTGGAACACCCCGAGTTCCTCAAGGCAGGGAAGGAGCCCGGCCTGCAGATCTGGCGTGTGGAGAAGTTCGACCTGGTTCCCGTGCCCCCCAACCTTTACGGAGACTTCTTCACAGGCGATGCCTATGTCATCCTGAAGACGGTGCAGCTGAGGAATGGGAACCTGCAGTATGACCTCCACTACTGGCTGG GCAATGAATGCAGCCAGGATGAGAGCGGGGCAGCCGCCATCTTCACCGTGCAGCTGGACGACTACCTGAACGGCCGGGCTGTGCAGCACCGCGAGGTCCAGGGCTTCGAGTCAGCCACCTTCCTCGGCTACTTCAAGTCTGGCCTCAAGTACAAG AAAGGAGGCGTGGCATCGGGATTCAAGCACGTGGTCCCCAACGAGGTGGTGGTGCAGAGACTCTTCCAGGTCAAAGGGCGGCGTGTGGTCCGTGCCACCGAGGTGCCTGTGTCCTGGGAGAGCTTTAACAACGGTGACTGCTTCATCCTGGACCTGGGCAAT GACATCTACCAGTGGTGTGGCTCCAGCAGCAACCGCTTTGAGAGGCTGAAGGCCACACAGGTGTCCAAGGGCATCCGGGACAACGAGCGGAGTGGCCGCGCCCGCGTGCACGTTTCCGAGGAGGGTGCCGAGCCTGAGGCCATGCTCGAG GTGCTGGGCCCCAAGCCGGCTCTGCCTGCAGGGACCGAGGACACAGCCAAGGAGGATGCGGCCAACCGCAAGCTGGCTAAGCTCTACAAG GTCTCCAATGGTGCAGGCACCATGTCGGTCTCCCTCGTGGCTGATGAGAACCCCTTCGCCCAGGGGGCCTTGAGGTCAGAGGACTGCTTCATCCTGGACCATGGCAAAGACGGGAAGATCTTTGTCTGGAAAG GCAGGCAGGCCAACACCGAGGAGAGGAAGGCTGCCCTCAAAACAGCCTCCGACTTCATCTCCAAGATGGACTACCCCAGGCAGACCCAG GTCTCAGTCCTTCCCGAGGGCGGCGAGACCCCGCTGTTCAAACAGTTCTTCAAGAACTGGCGGGACCCAGACCAGACAGATGGCCCGGGCCTGAGCTATCTCTCCAGCCACATTGCCAACGTGGAGCGCGTGCCCTTCGACGCGGCCACCCTGCACACCTCCACTGCCATGGCCGCCCAGCACGGCATGGATGATGATGGCAGAGGGCAGAAGCAG ATCTGGAGAATTGAAGGTTCCAACAAAGTGCCCGTGGACCCCGCCACGTACGGACAGTTCTACGGCGGTGATAGCTACATCATTCTGTACAACTACCGCCACGGCGGCCGTCAGGGGCAGATCATCTACAACTG GCAGGGTGCCCAGTCCACCCAGGATGAGGTCGCTGCCTCGGCCATCCTGACCGCTCAGCTGGACGAGGAGCTGGGAGGGACTCCCGTGCAG AGCCGTGTGGTCCAAGGCAAGGAGCCCGCTCACCTCATGAGCCTGTTTGGCGGGAAACCCATGATCATCTACAGGGGCGGCACCTCCCGCGAGGGTGGGCAGACGGCCCCCGCCAGCACCCGCCTTTTCCAGGTCCGGGCCAGCAGCTCTGGAGCCACCCGAGCCGTGGAG GTGATGCCCAAGGCTGGCGCGCTGAATTCCAACGATGCCTTTGTCCTGAAAACCCCCTCGGCTGCCTACCTGTGGGTGGGTGCGGGAGCCAGCGAGGCAGAGAAGACCGGGGCCCTGGAGCTGCTCAGGGTGCTTCGGGCCCAACCCGTGCAGGTGGCAGAAGGCAGCGAGCCAG ACAGCTTCTGGGAGGCCCTGGGTGGGAAGGCTGCCTACCGCACGTCCCCACGGCTGAAGGACAAGAAGATGGACGCCCACCCTCCTCGCCTCTTTGCCTGCTCCAACAAGATCGGACGTTTCGTG ATTGAGGAGGTCCCTGGCGAGCTCATGCAGGAAGACTTGGCCACTGATGACGTCATGCTTCTGGACACCTGGGACCAG GTCTTTGTCTGGGTTGGTAAGGATTCTCAAGAAGAGGAGAAGACAGAAGCCTTGACCTCTG CCAAGCGCTACATCGAGACGGACCCAGCTAATCGTGACCGGCGGACCCCAATCACCGTGGTGAAGCAGGGCTTCGAGCCCCCCTCGTTCGTGGGCTGGTTCCTCGGCTGGGATGACAACTATTGGTCCGTGGACCCCTTGGACAGGGCCCTCGCTGAGCTGGCTGCCTGA
- the GSN gene encoding gelsolin isoform X1 gives MVKEESLRGDSDPWPGSMVVEHPEFLKAGKEPGLQIWRVEKFDLVPVPPNLYGDFFTGDAYVILKTVQLRNGNLQYDLHYWLGNECSQDESGAAAIFTVQLDDYLNGRAVQHREVQGFESATFLGYFKSGLKYKKGGVASGFKHVVPNEVVVQRLFQVKGRRVVRATEVPVSWESFNNGDCFILDLGNDIYQWCGSSSNRFERLKATQVSKGIRDNERSGRARVHVSEEGAEPEAMLEVLGPKPALPAGTEDTAKEDAANRKLAKLYKVSNGAGTMSVSLVADENPFAQGALRSEDCFILDHGKDGKIFVWKGRQANTEERKAALKTASDFISKMDYPRQTQVSVLPEGGETPLFKQFFKNWRDPDQTDGPGLSYLSSHIANVERVPFDAATLHTSTAMAAQHGMDDDGRGQKQIWRIEGSNKVPVDPATYGQFYGGDSYIILYNYRHGGRQGQIIYNWQGAQSTQDEVAASAILTAQLDEELGGTPVQSRVVQGKEPAHLMSLFGGKPMIIYRGGTSREGGQTAPASTRLFQVRASSSGATRAVEVMPKAGALNSNDAFVLKTPSAAYLWVGAGASEAEKTGALELLRVLRAQPVQVAEGSEPDSFWEALGGKAAYRTSPRLKDKKMDAHPPRLFACSNKIGRFVIEEVPGELMQEDLATDDVMLLDTWDQVFVWVGKDSQEEEKTEALTSAKRYIETDPANRDRRTPITVVKQGFEPPSFVGWFLGWDDNYWSVDPLDRALAELAA, from the exons CCGGGCAGCATGGTGGTGGAACACCCCGAGTTCCTCAAGGCAGGGAAGGAGCCCGGCCTGCAGATCTGGCGTGTGGAGAAGTTCGACCTGGTTCCCGTGCCCCCCAACCTTTACGGAGACTTCTTCACAGGCGATGCCTATGTCATCCTGAAGACGGTGCAGCTGAGGAATGGGAACCTGCAGTATGACCTCCACTACTGGCTGG GCAATGAATGCAGCCAGGATGAGAGCGGGGCAGCCGCCATCTTCACCGTGCAGCTGGACGACTACCTGAACGGCCGGGCTGTGCAGCACCGCGAGGTCCAGGGCTTCGAGTCAGCCACCTTCCTCGGCTACTTCAAGTCTGGCCTCAAGTACAAG AAAGGAGGCGTGGCATCGGGATTCAAGCACGTGGTCCCCAACGAGGTGGTGGTGCAGAGACTCTTCCAGGTCAAAGGGCGGCGTGTGGTCCGTGCCACCGAGGTGCCTGTGTCCTGGGAGAGCTTTAACAACGGTGACTGCTTCATCCTGGACCTGGGCAAT GACATCTACCAGTGGTGTGGCTCCAGCAGCAACCGCTTTGAGAGGCTGAAGGCCACACAGGTGTCCAAGGGCATCCGGGACAACGAGCGGAGTGGCCGCGCCCGCGTGCACGTTTCCGAGGAGGGTGCCGAGCCTGAGGCCATGCTCGAG GTGCTGGGCCCCAAGCCGGCTCTGCCTGCAGGGACCGAGGACACAGCCAAGGAGGATGCGGCCAACCGCAAGCTGGCTAAGCTCTACAAG GTCTCCAATGGTGCAGGCACCATGTCGGTCTCCCTCGTGGCTGATGAGAACCCCTTCGCCCAGGGGGCCTTGAGGTCAGAGGACTGCTTCATCCTGGACCATGGCAAAGACGGGAAGATCTTTGTCTGGAAAG GCAGGCAGGCCAACACCGAGGAGAGGAAGGCTGCCCTCAAAACAGCCTCCGACTTCATCTCCAAGATGGACTACCCCAGGCAGACCCAG GTCTCAGTCCTTCCCGAGGGCGGCGAGACCCCGCTGTTCAAACAGTTCTTCAAGAACTGGCGGGACCCAGACCAGACAGATGGCCCGGGCCTGAGCTATCTCTCCAGCCACATTGCCAACGTGGAGCGCGTGCCCTTCGACGCGGCCACCCTGCACACCTCCACTGCCATGGCCGCCCAGCACGGCATGGATGATGATGGCAGAGGGCAGAAGCAG ATCTGGAGAATTGAAGGTTCCAACAAAGTGCCCGTGGACCCCGCCACGTACGGACAGTTCTACGGCGGTGATAGCTACATCATTCTGTACAACTACCGCCACGGCGGCCGTCAGGGGCAGATCATCTACAACTG GCAGGGTGCCCAGTCCACCCAGGATGAGGTCGCTGCCTCGGCCATCCTGACCGCTCAGCTGGACGAGGAGCTGGGAGGGACTCCCGTGCAG AGCCGTGTGGTCCAAGGCAAGGAGCCCGCTCACCTCATGAGCCTGTTTGGCGGGAAACCCATGATCATCTACAGGGGCGGCACCTCCCGCGAGGGTGGGCAGACGGCCCCCGCCAGCACCCGCCTTTTCCAGGTCCGGGCCAGCAGCTCTGGAGCCACCCGAGCCGTGGAG GTGATGCCCAAGGCTGGCGCGCTGAATTCCAACGATGCCTTTGTCCTGAAAACCCCCTCGGCTGCCTACCTGTGGGTGGGTGCGGGAGCCAGCGAGGCAGAGAAGACCGGGGCCCTGGAGCTGCTCAGGGTGCTTCGGGCCCAACCCGTGCAGGTGGCAGAAGGCAGCGAGCCAG ACAGCTTCTGGGAGGCCCTGGGTGGGAAGGCTGCCTACCGCACGTCCCCACGGCTGAAGGACAAGAAGATGGACGCCCACCCTCCTCGCCTCTTTGCCTGCTCCAACAAGATCGGACGTTTCGTG ATTGAGGAGGTCCCTGGCGAGCTCATGCAGGAAGACTTGGCCACTGATGACGTCATGCTTCTGGACACCTGGGACCAG GTCTTTGTCTGGGTTGGTAAGGATTCTCAAGAAGAGGAGAAGACAGAAGCCTTGACCTCTG CCAAGCGCTACATCGAGACGGACCCAGCTAATCGTGACCGGCGGACCCCAATCACCGTGGTGAAGCAGGGCTTCGAGCCCCCCTCGTTCGTGGGCTGGTTCCTCGGCTGGGATGACAACTATTGGTCCGTGGACCCCTTGGACAGGGCCCTCGCTGAGCTGGCTGCCTGA
- the GSN gene encoding gelsolin isoform X3 yields the protein MVVEHPEFLKAGKEPGLQIWRVEKFDLVPVPPNLYGDFFTGDAYVILKTVQLRNGNLQYDLHYWLGNECSQDESGAAAIFTVQLDDYLNGRAVQHREVQGFESATFLGYFKSGLKYKKGGVASGFKHVVPNEVVVQRLFQVKGRRVVRATEVPVSWESFNNGDCFILDLGNDIYQWCGSSSNRFERLKATQVSKGIRDNERSGRARVHVSEEGAEPEAMLEVLGPKPALPAGTEDTAKEDAANRKLAKLYKVSNGAGTMSVSLVADENPFAQGALRSEDCFILDHGKDGKIFVWKGRQANTEERKAALKTASDFISKMDYPRQTQVSVLPEGGETPLFKQFFKNWRDPDQTDGPGLSYLSSHIANVERVPFDAATLHTSTAMAAQHGMDDDGRGQKQIWRIEGSNKVPVDPATYGQFYGGDSYIILYNYRHGGRQGQIIYNWQGAQSTQDEVAASAILTAQLDEELGGTPVQSRVVQGKEPAHLMSLFGGKPMIIYRGGTSREGGQTAPASTRLFQVRASSSGATRAVEVMPKAGALNSNDAFVLKTPSAAYLWVGAGASEAEKTGALELLRVLRAQPVQVAEGSEPDSFWEALGGKAAYRTSPRLKDKKMDAHPPRLFACSNKIGRFVIEEVPGELMQEDLATDDVMLLDTWDQVFVWVGKDSQEEEKTEALTSAKRYIETDPANRDRRTPITVVKQGFEPPSFVGWFLGWDDNYWSVDPLDRALAELAA from the exons ATGGTGGTGGAACACCCCGAGTTCCTCAAGGCAGGGAAGGAGCCCGGCCTGCAGATCTGGCGTGTGGAGAAGTTCGACCTGGTTCCCGTGCCCCCCAACCTTTACGGAGACTTCTTCACAGGCGATGCCTATGTCATCCTGAAGACGGTGCAGCTGAGGAATGGGAACCTGCAGTATGACCTCCACTACTGGCTGG GCAATGAATGCAGCCAGGATGAGAGCGGGGCAGCCGCCATCTTCACCGTGCAGCTGGACGACTACCTGAACGGCCGGGCTGTGCAGCACCGCGAGGTCCAGGGCTTCGAGTCAGCCACCTTCCTCGGCTACTTCAAGTCTGGCCTCAAGTACAAG AAAGGAGGCGTGGCATCGGGATTCAAGCACGTGGTCCCCAACGAGGTGGTGGTGCAGAGACTCTTCCAGGTCAAAGGGCGGCGTGTGGTCCGTGCCACCGAGGTGCCTGTGTCCTGGGAGAGCTTTAACAACGGTGACTGCTTCATCCTGGACCTGGGCAAT GACATCTACCAGTGGTGTGGCTCCAGCAGCAACCGCTTTGAGAGGCTGAAGGCCACACAGGTGTCCAAGGGCATCCGGGACAACGAGCGGAGTGGCCGCGCCCGCGTGCACGTTTCCGAGGAGGGTGCCGAGCCTGAGGCCATGCTCGAG GTGCTGGGCCCCAAGCCGGCTCTGCCTGCAGGGACCGAGGACACAGCCAAGGAGGATGCGGCCAACCGCAAGCTGGCTAAGCTCTACAAG GTCTCCAATGGTGCAGGCACCATGTCGGTCTCCCTCGTGGCTGATGAGAACCCCTTCGCCCAGGGGGCCTTGAGGTCAGAGGACTGCTTCATCCTGGACCATGGCAAAGACGGGAAGATCTTTGTCTGGAAAG GCAGGCAGGCCAACACCGAGGAGAGGAAGGCTGCCCTCAAAACAGCCTCCGACTTCATCTCCAAGATGGACTACCCCAGGCAGACCCAG GTCTCAGTCCTTCCCGAGGGCGGCGAGACCCCGCTGTTCAAACAGTTCTTCAAGAACTGGCGGGACCCAGACCAGACAGATGGCCCGGGCCTGAGCTATCTCTCCAGCCACATTGCCAACGTGGAGCGCGTGCCCTTCGACGCGGCCACCCTGCACACCTCCACTGCCATGGCCGCCCAGCACGGCATGGATGATGATGGCAGAGGGCAGAAGCAG ATCTGGAGAATTGAAGGTTCCAACAAAGTGCCCGTGGACCCCGCCACGTACGGACAGTTCTACGGCGGTGATAGCTACATCATTCTGTACAACTACCGCCACGGCGGCCGTCAGGGGCAGATCATCTACAACTG GCAGGGTGCCCAGTCCACCCAGGATGAGGTCGCTGCCTCGGCCATCCTGACCGCTCAGCTGGACGAGGAGCTGGGAGGGACTCCCGTGCAG AGCCGTGTGGTCCAAGGCAAGGAGCCCGCTCACCTCATGAGCCTGTTTGGCGGGAAACCCATGATCATCTACAGGGGCGGCACCTCCCGCGAGGGTGGGCAGACGGCCCCCGCCAGCACCCGCCTTTTCCAGGTCCGGGCCAGCAGCTCTGGAGCCACCCGAGCCGTGGAG GTGATGCCCAAGGCTGGCGCGCTGAATTCCAACGATGCCTTTGTCCTGAAAACCCCCTCGGCTGCCTACCTGTGGGTGGGTGCGGGAGCCAGCGAGGCAGAGAAGACCGGGGCCCTGGAGCTGCTCAGGGTGCTTCGGGCCCAACCCGTGCAGGTGGCAGAAGGCAGCGAGCCAG ACAGCTTCTGGGAGGCCCTGGGTGGGAAGGCTGCCTACCGCACGTCCCCACGGCTGAAGGACAAGAAGATGGACGCCCACCCTCCTCGCCTCTTTGCCTGCTCCAACAAGATCGGACGTTTCGTG ATTGAGGAGGTCCCTGGCGAGCTCATGCAGGAAGACTTGGCCACTGATGACGTCATGCTTCTGGACACCTGGGACCAG GTCTTTGTCTGGGTTGGTAAGGATTCTCAAGAAGAGGAGAAGACAGAAGCCTTGACCTCTG CCAAGCGCTACATCGAGACGGACCCAGCTAATCGTGACCGGCGGACCCCAATCACCGTGGTGAAGCAGGGCTTCGAGCCCCCCTCGTTCGTGGGCTGGTTCCTCGGCTGGGATGACAACTATTGGTCCGTGGACCCCTTGGACAGGGCCCTCGCTGAGCTGGCTGCCTGA